A stretch of the Enoplosus armatus isolate fEnoArm2 chromosome 13, fEnoArm2.hap1, whole genome shotgun sequence genome encodes the following:
- the LOC139294886 gene encoding zinc finger protein 185 isoform X1 — protein MSKDVDKNQVFQTTRVRTVLKNDVSWIQKSNQKKEEQDNARMDRVVGTRPVPVRQNSYVLSAAKKFESVDSPLSPPLQTTQFAPSEGDSANKANGEVVPPHKDAQPEGSTVETTDDTKLQAPTEELIQSGEAQPEKSVAKTTAENKVEDADIAVHQSNVKYSTQAAEVSADVPTEEPIQNGEAQPVSSTKDNPEAVCPVELPEQPVSNTTVGNKGECADMAVDQSNIENDEAKVSAGAHVEDPVAETSAAAGTEESEDTAKVLVALAVELKPQEEPSTKTDPANATTVEDAGLEPTAQPAEGSPPEQAAEQIVEAVAEVAVESSPETPAVTDAAGEETALQDRVEPVPDLVADTVSEMPTQPAAETAVKSAECTVESAASAEPVLKTRAEEVVECEVKPVDNTVVKQSVKPTPESAADPVVELNIEDAVEPVTASEAEAVQDKVAYRAIELTDALDVEPPTAVAAPEPLQDPKQSHTEETNLIQRSDTDTSETFQKPVEELPSTETLNETRDDKAVCSFCDTIIDGYVKLTFSEPLVKCHPECLKCGVCSKALGDLLTPIFMHNQVIQCDVCFAKALKT, from the exons ATGTCAAAGG aTGTTGACAAAAACCAGGTGTTTCAAACCACCAGGGTGCGGACTGTGCTGAAGAATGATGTCAGTTGGATCCAGAAATCAAATCAGAAAAAGGAAGAGCAAGACAACGCAAG GATGGACCGTGTTGTGGGGACCAGACCCGTTCCAGTCAGACAGAATTCATATGTCCTGTCTGCAGCCAAGAAATTCGA ATCAGTAGATTCTCCACTGAGCCCTCCTCTCCAAACCACACAGTTCGCTCCATCTGAAGG TGATTCAGCTAATAAGGCAAATGGTGAAGTTGTTCCTCCCCACAAAGATGCTCAGCCTGAGGGGTCAACAGTGGAGACCACAGACGATACCAA ACTCCAAGCACCCACAGAAGAACTTATCCAAAGTGGTGAGGCACAACCAGAAAAATCAGTTGCCAAAACAACTGCAGAAAACAAGGTAGAAGATGCTGATATAGCAGTTCACCAGTCAAACGTAAAATACAGTACGCAGGCTGCTGAGGTCTCTGCAGATGTTCCTACAGAAGAACCTATCCAAAATGGTGAGGCACAACCGGTTTCTTCAACAAAGGACAATCCAGAGGCAGTGTGTCCTGTGGAGCTGCCTGAGCAACCAGTTTCCAACACAACTGTAGGTAACAAGGGAGAATGTGCTGATATGGCGGTTGACCAGTCGAACATAGAAAATGATGAGGCCAAGGTCTCTGCAGGTGCTCATGTGGAAGATCCTGTTGCAGAAACCTCTGCTGCGGCAGGCACAGAGGAGAGTGAAGACACTGCCAAAGTTCTTGTTGCGCTTGCAGTTGAACTGAAACCTCAAGAGGAACCTTCAACCAAAACAGACCCAGCAAATGCAACAACTGTGGAGGATGCAGGACTAGAACCAACTGCACAACCTGCAGAGGGGAGTCCTCCTGAACAGGCTGCAGAACAAATTGTTGAAGCTGTGGCTGAGGTTGCTGTGGAGTCATCACCTGAGACCCCTGCTGTCACTGATGCAGCAGGAGAAGAGACTGCTCTCCAAGACCGTGTGGAACCAGTCCCTGACTTAGTGGCTGATACTGTATCCGAAATGCCTACTCAACCTGCTGCTGAAACAGCAGTCAAGTCTGCTGAGTGTACAGTGGAGTCTGCAGCCTCAGCAGAGCCGGTTTTAAAGACCAGAGCTGAAGAGGTGGTTGAGTGTGAAGTCAAGCCTGTTGACAACACTGTTGTGAAGCAGAGCGTCAAGCCAACACCTGAGAGTGCAGCAGATCCTGTGGTGGAGCTGAACATCGAGGATGCTGTTGAACCTGTAACTGCTTCAGAAGCTGAAGCTGTTCAGGATAAGGTAGCTTACAGAGCCATTGAACTGACAGATGCGTTAGATGTGGAGCCACCCACTGCTGTAGCTGCTCCTGAACCTCTGCAAGATCCAAAACAATCCCACACCGAGGAGACAAACCTGATCCAACGGTCTGATACCGACAC CTCTGAAACGTTTCAAAAGCCTGTGGAGGAGCTGCCATCCACAGAAACTCTGAATGAGACCAG GGATGACAAGGCTGTTTGTTCATTCTGTGACACAATAATTGATGGATATGTGAAGCTCACGTTCAGCGAACCTCTGGTGAAGTGCCACCCTGAGTGTCTAAAG tgtggtgtgtgttctAAGGCCCTGGGAGATTTGCTGACCCCCATATTTATGCATAACCAAGTGATCCAATGTGATGTCTGCTTTGCAAAAGCTCTCAAGACCTGA
- the LOC139294886 gene encoding zinc finger protein 185 isoform X2, whose translation MASSVHFFFFFLPILSRSVDSPLSPPLQTTQFAPSEGDSANKANGEVVPPHKDAQPEGSTVETTDDTKLQAPTEELIQSGEAQPEKSVAKTTAENKVEDADIAVHQSNVKYSTQAAEVSADVPTEEPIQNGEAQPVSSTKDNPEAVCPVELPEQPVSNTTVGNKGECADMAVDQSNIENDEAKVSAGAHVEDPVAETSAAAGTEESEDTAKVLVALAVELKPQEEPSTKTDPANATTVEDAGLEPTAQPAEGSPPEQAAEQIVEAVAEVAVESSPETPAVTDAAGEETALQDRVEPVPDLVADTVSEMPTQPAAETAVKSAECTVESAASAEPVLKTRAEEVVECEVKPVDNTVVKQSVKPTPESAADPVVELNIEDAVEPVTASEAEAVQDKVAYRAIELTDALDVEPPTAVAAPEPLQDPKQSHTEETNLIQRSDTDTSETFQKPVEELPSTETLNETRDDKAVCSFCDTIIDGYVKLTFSEPLVKCHPECLKCGVCSKALGDLLTPIFMHNQVIQCDVCFAKALKT comes from the exons ATGGCTTCCTCtgtccatttcttcttcttcttcctcccgaTTTTGTCAAG ATCAGTAGATTCTCCACTGAGCCCTCCTCTCCAAACCACACAGTTCGCTCCATCTGAAGG TGATTCAGCTAATAAGGCAAATGGTGAAGTTGTTCCTCCCCACAAAGATGCTCAGCCTGAGGGGTCAACAGTGGAGACCACAGACGATACCAA ACTCCAAGCACCCACAGAAGAACTTATCCAAAGTGGTGAGGCACAACCAGAAAAATCAGTTGCCAAAACAACTGCAGAAAACAAGGTAGAAGATGCTGATATAGCAGTTCACCAGTCAAACGTAAAATACAGTACGCAGGCTGCTGAGGTCTCTGCAGATGTTCCTACAGAAGAACCTATCCAAAATGGTGAGGCACAACCGGTTTCTTCAACAAAGGACAATCCAGAGGCAGTGTGTCCTGTGGAGCTGCCTGAGCAACCAGTTTCCAACACAACTGTAGGTAACAAGGGAGAATGTGCTGATATGGCGGTTGACCAGTCGAACATAGAAAATGATGAGGCCAAGGTCTCTGCAGGTGCTCATGTGGAAGATCCTGTTGCAGAAACCTCTGCTGCGGCAGGCACAGAGGAGAGTGAAGACACTGCCAAAGTTCTTGTTGCGCTTGCAGTTGAACTGAAACCTCAAGAGGAACCTTCAACCAAAACAGACCCAGCAAATGCAACAACTGTGGAGGATGCAGGACTAGAACCAACTGCACAACCTGCAGAGGGGAGTCCTCCTGAACAGGCTGCAGAACAAATTGTTGAAGCTGTGGCTGAGGTTGCTGTGGAGTCATCACCTGAGACCCCTGCTGTCACTGATGCAGCAGGAGAAGAGACTGCTCTCCAAGACCGTGTGGAACCAGTCCCTGACTTAGTGGCTGATACTGTATCCGAAATGCCTACTCAACCTGCTGCTGAAACAGCAGTCAAGTCTGCTGAGTGTACAGTGGAGTCTGCAGCCTCAGCAGAGCCGGTTTTAAAGACCAGAGCTGAAGAGGTGGTTGAGTGTGAAGTCAAGCCTGTTGACAACACTGTTGTGAAGCAGAGCGTCAAGCCAACACCTGAGAGTGCAGCAGATCCTGTGGTGGAGCTGAACATCGAGGATGCTGTTGAACCTGTAACTGCTTCAGAAGCTGAAGCTGTTCAGGATAAGGTAGCTTACAGAGCCATTGAACTGACAGATGCGTTAGATGTGGAGCCACCCACTGCTGTAGCTGCTCCTGAACCTCTGCAAGATCCAAAACAATCCCACACCGAGGAGACAAACCTGATCCAACGGTCTGATACCGACAC CTCTGAAACGTTTCAAAAGCCTGTGGAGGAGCTGCCATCCACAGAAACTCTGAATGAGACCAG GGATGACAAGGCTGTTTGTTCATTCTGTGACACAATAATTGATGGATATGTGAAGCTCACGTTCAGCGAACCTCTGGTGAAGTGCCACCCTGAGTGTCTAAAG tgtggtgtgtgttctAAGGCCCTGGGAGATTTGCTGACCCCCATATTTATGCATAACCAAGTGATCCAATGTGATGTCTGCTTTGCAAAAGCTCTCAAGACCTGA
- the plp1b gene encoding proteolipid protein 1b — protein MFPVRQPWLCKALGCYDCCIRCIGAVPYPSLVATLLCYAGMAMFCGCGHEALTQTEVLVETYFARNVQDFVVMASFIKYFQYVIYGLASFFFLYGILLLAEGFYTTSAVKQTFGEFRSTQCGRCLSLTFIIVTYILAFIWLAVFAFSAIPVFFLFNMEQTCHNINILAETTPSINQHGWICMDARQYGLLPWNAMPGKACGMTLASICKTSEFYVTYDLYIAAFAGAGVTLLALFLYMVATTYNYAVLRFLGRKGVR, from the exons ATGTTTCCGGTCAGGCAGCCTTGGCTTTGCAAAGCCTTAG GTTGTTATGATTGCTGTATCCGGTGCATTGGGGCAGTGCCCTACCCATCCCTGGTGGCCACCTTGCTGTGCTATGCTGGCATGGCAATGTTTTGTGGCTGTGGGCACGAAGCGTTGACCCAAACCGAAGTCCTGGTCGAGACTTACTTCGCCCGCAACGTTCAGGACTTTGTGGTCATGGCCTCCTT CATCAAATACTTCCAGTACGTGATCTATGGCCTGGCGTCCTTTTTCTTCCTATATGGTatcctgctgctggctgagggTTTCTACACCACGAGCGCTGTCAAGCAGACCTTTGGTGAATTCAGGAGCACCCAGTGTGGCCGCTGCCTCAGCCTGACG TTTATCATAGTGACGTACATCTTGGCCTTCATCTGGCTGGCGGTGTTTGCCTTCTCTGCCATCCCAGTCTTCTTCTTATTCAACATGGAGCAAACCTGCCACAACATCAACATCCTGGCAGAGACAACCCCCAGCATTAATCAGCACGGCTGGATTTGCATGGACGCCAGGCAGTATG GCCTCCTCCCTTGGAATGCAATGCCAGGCAAGGCTTGTGGAATGACCTTGGCATCCATTTGCAAAACCAGCGAA TTCTACGTCACCTATGACTTGTACATAGCTGCATTTGCTGGTGCCGGGGTCACTCTCTTAGCACTG TTTCTGTATATGGTTGCCACCACCTACAACTACGCAGTGTTGCGGTTCCTGGGCAGGAAAGGTGTCCGCTAA